CAGGGAGACCAACATAGGGCtacctcagttggtagagcgctagTGCGTTAATCCAGAGaatattggttcaaatcctgttagtaatttttttgtttaaccctaAATTACTCCAAAGTAAGTAACTTAATCCTTGAATACACTCACTTAGCTTTGCTAGTACCTTTAATAAAAATCCATTTAAGTTTTTTATATAAATCCAAAATAAGTAACTTAATCGATGAATACGTACAACTTAGTAAGCTTTACCCAAGTACCTTAATTGATTTTAAATAATATCTACCAATACTTTACAATGAAAAGAGTTGTTCCTCTTATGTGTTTTGACTACTCCTTCACAAACAATTGCAGCACATTAAAATTGTAGTTTAGGATTTTCCAGTCATTTTcagcaacattttttgttctatTCAGACTATTTCATGCAAAACTGAAAGCTCCTCAAAACAATGGTTaaaaattttattttgcatcgTGTGATAACCAGAAAGAAAACCATTCAAtttgaataattcatttttGCAGAAAACTCCTGTTGCACCTACTCTGCTAGATTGATTGCCGTTATCACATGACTAAAAAGAATGCCTTCAAAGTTGAATTGAATAGAATGGTAAATAAGTTTGCATCCATCCAAACTGAAATTGAATGACAGTGTCAGCTCAAAGGGCAAAATGGCCCAAGTAGAAATGCATGCAAGTGAAATAGgctgcctttttttttggggggggggctaaaaAATGACagtgaaaaaaattgttttgaaccaGAAATGTGCCTTGTTTGGACCTGTACTTAGGCTGTACACAAATTGATGTGCCTTCGGTAGGAACCAACACATATTATAAACGTTACTGCAGCAAAAATCCTTGGAAGGTTTTGCCTTTAACTTTTCCTGttactagccagcaggaccaggggtgggatttcacaaagacttaagttttcctaggactagtcccaagttctttgtgaaatccactccagttctcttgtcatttcactggtcggtcagctttttcacttgcctatatttcatattaaatagggatgctttttagcactgaactagccagctggGCCACTTTGTGAGAATTCTGACTGGCCCTTAGGCCTGTTAACCGGACTCGGCCAACGAACCATTGTTAAGGGCAAACACTGCTTGGCCTTCATGTGTTGAAAGGTTTCATCAAAAAGGGGGCCAAGGTTCAAGATCCAATGCCATAAAACtccaagcacacaaatttgctgagcagcTTAGCACTGAAAAAATAATGTagaaacaaggttaccagccaacagcAATGCGTCTGTGATTATACTAGCAATGACTGGTCCCCCGCTTagcaatattttatgcttacaaaatCTCTGGTTTCTCTTTCTCATCGCCCATTTCAAAACAATGTATAAAAAAAttccttttcaaaaaaagtCATTCACGTCTACTGACCGACGCCATACAGAATAcaaagcaaacaattatttcataattGGCAACAATTTTCTTCTAAATAAATAGCACTAATATCACAAATTACCCGAATTAAACTTACTttccaaatttcataaaacaaaccACTGAGATATATTGCATTCTCGTATATATATTCTGTAAATAAATGAagctttttttctcttctctcTAAGTATTTACATTAAccacaaactaaaaaaaacctacagaAAAATATCTCTACTTTAATAAACTTTGTGCTTTGCAAAGACACACTGTGATTTTACTTCAGCATATAAATTTAAGTTACAAGCAGACATTTTTACCTTAAGTGACGGGCGAAATCAATTACATTTTTTGTAGCTACAAGTCTAACATAATATCAGCCTGAACCATCTGAAAGTTATCATCTGCTTTCAAAATGTCTGGAAATAAACTGAAATAAACCTTTCAGTTTCTTCAAATTGTCATCCAAATTCTCATCTATCAAAAAATAGCGTTTAGTTGGAAACATTAGTGGTTAGCCTTCAGTCAAGGTGCTAATGTCACACCATCTAGAAAGTGTGCACTAGGCTTGTGGTGGTTTTCCTCATACACAGCATCCCAAGTGCTACCTGGGTCTTGACGAAAGACTAGAATGACTTCTTCATGAAACACAGacaaaatcaattttatttgattttttcaaaattgaaagATTTTACTCCacaatgaaaatatttttgtcaaaaactttggcatgtatttgttttttaaaaaggttGGCACTTCTGGTTTGAAATCTGGTTCCCTGACTGCCAATCAATCAAAATTGAATTTATATTAAAGGTAACAGTCTATTTAGCACATAGCCTGGTTTTacagcaaaccttactagattgtatatccatcatgcaaagtttcaaattctactcatgtacatgttgttacagcaaaccttactagattgtatctccaccatgcaaagtttcaaattctactcatgtacatggtgttactgcaaaccttactatattgtatctccaccatgccaagtttcaaattctactcacCCGCACTAAATTGTatctccatcatgcaaagtttcaaattctactcatgtacatggcgttactgcaaaccttactagattgtatctccaccatgcaaagtgtcaaattctactcatgtacatggtgttaatGCAAACCTCACTAGactgtatctccaccatgcaaagtttcaattccaTCCTACTGAATCATCATATTTCATAGTCTTTTGAAATTATGATGAATAAGAGATGTCTAAACTATTCAATATAACATTAATATGTTAATGATCGGCTCTGaccattaaattttttttactattttaaaattaaaaaaaaaaaaaatagctactGTTACCTTTATATACTCTATTTGAAATgaattatataaaacaaaattacaattcaGAAAATTCAACTAGGCTATTATAAAACGGATATTTCCCTATTTGTTGCTTCTGCATAAaactgaacaataaaaaaatgataGTTGTCGTCTTTTAAAACTAAACGAgatgactttttaaaaattaaatgcaCCATTTTTCTTCAGAATTCTTCTgtctaaaaaataaacacttagCATTGGGCCGGTAAACTCCTGACTGGACAAGTATGGCGGGCATGAGCTTAACAATTCAACATTCACTTTCAGTCTGATAAATATCTTTAAATTATCTTGAGTATTGAAGAATACttccaaataataaaaatgagaTAAGTGATCTTCAGATTTTACGTAAAGAGTATTTCTTgctgttgtattttttgttggaatcgtggccaaataaataataataattattacttttatttcaGCAATTTGCAACTTTGTGATGGCATGCAAGGAGTAACTGGCTTACATCTCTTGTAACCATTATAGCCGAAAGAAGGCTGTGTCCAAATTACCGACTGTGGCTGTTActaaggctgttgctaagggcagCCTATGCCTTCAACAAGGAGATCCTGCCATAGCCAGAGCCACAGCCGCTACTTCAGAAACGGCCTTAAAACTGAAAGAGTAAATCGCTTGGTACCTTTGCTGTAAAGCGGCAGCTGTCCGACGCCTCTCtaaaaaaatctctcaaaaatTGATAAACGACTACCTTGGCATCCCCTCGCTATCCGGCGGATTCGTTCCGCTCGTTGCTCCTCCGCCATTACTACTACTTCCCTTATGGCTAGCCTTTCGCACCGCCAACGTCAGGCACTGAACCCACTGCTCCGCGCCCTTCCCGTCTTTGGTCTTGAAGATGTACGTCTTGTCGGCAGTGAAGATTTCAAAGGCTTTGGGGATACTCCGCTCGTGTCGTCTTCCACCGTGCACGGTCTTGACGCCTTGAACTTTACTGAGCTCGATTGGCAAGGTGGGTTTGCTTTgctgttttgaaaaataaaaattgtaacattaataacaaaaacacatacaaaacaatctacaaaaaaaatcattagaaATGTTTAAATGAAAGTCAAAAGTGTGGCAAGTCGTGGCGGGGCAGATAAGATCACCGGAGTCAAGTTCTGaggtttctgatcagcagagtgtgggtacgAGAGTCGtgccacttgtgtccttcagatgggacgtaaagccattggtccagtgtgttgtgtaatgcatgtaaaagacccaagtgcacttgtcgaaaagagaataGGTTCGCCCCCCTGTTCACCACAGCCTTGTTATGTAACGGAGTTGGTCTCATACGTCAAGCTCCACTTAAaaacaggaaaatactgaatgctgAAACGTCTTGAGCGTCACTAAGTGACGGGTATTAACTCTAGATATAAAAAGCCAATATTATTATGTTAGCCCTCGGGTATACATACTGAGTTGCTCTTTGTGTAGAGTTGCTCCCCCGCTAGGGTGAAGTAGCGAGTCCGCCATCGTCGGAATAACTTGAAGCGCACTTTCTTCTCTTTGAGTTGTCCCTCGATGAACGGCCGACCTCCTGAGATTAGGTCTGTCAAAATTCAAGAAATCACTTGTCGCAGAGAAAAACAcacaagttttgcttagcagaatttgatTACCAGTCAAATAACAAAGTCATGCATGCTGTTCATCACTGGTGCCCTGCTGGTTTTTACCTTCAAAGATAAATCTCTCAAATTTTCTGTTTAGAAGTTTTAAGAATTTGACAGTGGTTCTTGAAAAGTCTAGAGAAATAAAGTCCTTCCAAAGACGTTGTACTAGGGGTTAGTTTGAAACCATGGTTGGGATTTACTAAAGGTAAACAACATCATCGTTTTTAGAAAGAGTAATTAATTCCTATGCTGTATTGTCAGGGAAGTTGTGTAGATTGTTGAGGAAGACAGTTAATGcccataaaaaaaagttttttaataattgggtcgatcacaaacaaaatataccagagcgggatttgaacatCTGACCTTCGGATCGTGTTGGCGCTttaacctccggattaacgtgttGGCGCTCTAACAAATCAGCCATCAAGCCCtgatgttggtggtctcccaaatTTGTTCATACCaacgagtaaaaaaaaaaaaacgcttttcCTATGTCTTTGGGTACTTGCACTGCCAGCGTCCAGGCAATGGTTTGGTTAAACGTACAATTTGGTCAACAAGCttccactcatttttttttttttttgttctcttcCTTTGTTACACTGCTTGAGCACCTTTGGTGGATTTGTGCACTTATaagactttgttattattaatattattataatgaagTTCTTGACTTACCAAATTTATTAGGGTTATTACAGATGAAACAATTCCAGATGTTGAGATGTATGTTGTATGTAAACAGATCGTAGAAACTGACTTTATTTAAAACAGCTGTGAGAGCTTGCTGTACCTGAGTAGGAAACAATTAGAAAGTTTATACGATGCGACAGTTGCATCATGGAAAAAGCATGTTGTGGCGAGTCGTGGCCGAGctgtctagttcactggacctaagctctggtgttgtcagcagcggagtgtgggttcgagtcccggtcgtgacacttgtgtccttaagcaagacacttaaccatgattgcttcgtaaaagttggggaggtagtgctttctgctctaccagccaggcttctgatggatgatacccaacatacatccgtatggactgtaaagggggtaaccctgtttcagccccaggagtaggtggcaaggtggaaaaatagttgattgtaccccacaccttgaagtgaccttcaggccttgtgtggcCTAAAAAAATGGCTAAAACCTTACCTTGGACGGTGGGAAATTTTGAGTGATGAGTTTCAGGAATGTCATCGTTCCTCCTGCAGTCTTTTGTCGTTCCCAGTTCTTGCGTAGACTCTGGACTGCTCTGTCATCAAGGGATACTGGACTAGGAGACGTGGCCTATAGAAAAATGCTTAATATCTTAAGTCACTCCTCAATTATGGATAATCAATAATGATCACTAACTGATCTtcagtatatatttggtttacggtaacaccatttgtatATATATCTActttttgttctttgagaacttgtcttgctgtatTTTCTACTATCGCGGAGAAGATTTTTTTGGAATTTGGGAGTCTTCTCTACTACCAGAGAGTAATCAATAATCAGTAATCAATCATCAATAATCAATTATCAATAATCAATAGTCAATAATTATTAATCAATAATCAAAAATCATTAATAAAAAaccaataaacaataaacaataatcaataatcaatatCTAACCACACCGTACAATTCCGAGTAGATCAAAGTTTACCTGTAATTGAAGAAACTTTAAATGAATCCAGGGCTGAGTCTCTTTGGTCTCCACAACAAACGGGCTTGTACTATACAGGCAGTTCCGTCCTTTCTTCTGGCAGTAGAAGTCAAGTTTACCCACTGGATTCCGACCAGTTATCTCTGTTACGGCGAGAAAACAAGGCACATAAGAAATCTTCCTTAAAGACGTTTACATACAAGAATAAAGTACagtttatatttggtttgtggttgcaccatgtgtgtatctacttgccaggtagattttgttcttagagaaatgtcttgctttatattctactaccggaagtagattttcggaatttgggagacttctcagttctgaaaagaactgtcctgctttttaactaccaCCTGGGAAGAAGGTAGAAAATTAGTTTTtagtggatcgttattaacttcagtACCGCGAATGGAGTTCTGAaatggtctcaatgtttcaactAGATTGCTCTAGTCATCGACAGGAGAATGATACAAGTTTATTtaattgtagtttttttaatacCTCTGACAGAACACTCATCAGGAACTGGTATTCTCTTCTTGATGGAATCCATGTAGTTGATGATCTCCTTCTGTCTCTTGGACAGATACTGTTGAAGACTGCTGTCTCTATTCGTAGACCTTAGTGAGGAAGAAACTTTGCCTCCTTCCAAAGACGAGGTTCCTCTTGCTCCATCAAATCCTGTCTTGACTCCTTCAAAAGGCACTTTCTTTGTTGCTTCCAATGGAGAAGCCTTCGCTGTGAGTAGATCACCACCTCTACCTTCCAGGTCTTGTCTGCCTTCCTCGGCAGTGTGTATCCCACTGCTGCCACCATTTTGAGAGTTCCTGATATATCTTGAGTTGGTTGAGCTGCTCATTCTATTGATGACACTACTAGGTCTTGAGGTCTCCTCCTGGTGGAGATTCCCCTTGCTTCCTCCTGCTGCCGATATCCCCTCCTTGTTGCTAATTCGACGTTGGACGTCTGATTTCTGCGACGAGGAGGAAGAGGCTGGGCTCTTAAGTTTTGTCTTGGACAAAGTAGATCCCACTGTTTGCAGACTAGTCCTACTTTCTGTGAGTTGGGCGGCTTCAGGATAACCTGAATGACTTAGGGACCTCAGTTTGACCTGTTTTGTGCTTCCGTCTAGATCTTTTAAAGATCCCTGTGTCTCTGATTGCATCAGCGCCGTCGACGAAGTGCACGTTATCAGTTTCTGGACACTGTTGAAGAGATGATCAACGGAGCCTTGTTTGGATGCCTTGCCCTTTCTGTAGTGCATCTTCCTCTCCGTTTCAAGGCCCATGCTGTGCATCTCAGACATGCTCTGTGCTTTAGTGGGCGATGATAATAACTCTGGTGATCTTCCTGATTCCATGTATTCAGTGCCGCTATCCAGAAGTTCCTTTTTCCTGATGGAAAGATAgaacaaacaaaactataaaGATAGTCTATAAAGATCTGAGATAACAATCTCCAAGTCATGGATGACATTAAACATACAAAGCATCTGTTGTCTTATAACAGAAATCATGCTTGGCCCTTAGAAAAAAAGTAGGACTACAAGCCACCCTAATAACCGAGATAGATTGCTCACTcatcaaaaagagaaaaaaatggtCTGGTTTGGACCCGTGCTCATCAGATGGAAGAGGAGTGTCACAAACCAAATCCTGGAGGGTGGAACAAATACTATCACAACGTCGCCCTCTATGGCCGCAATGCTACAGGACAGAGATAAAGGTAATCTTTACCGGTATGTCATATCTTGCTGTAGTTGTTGGATGATCATTCGGGCAGCCATGGACGGACTCTCACCCTGTAGAGAGATCTCGGCGATGTGCGTCCCGAGGAGACCCGAATGCTGATCTGCGATGCTCTTAATCTCGATCAAGACGGCGGGGAGGGAAGTTTGATCAATGGCTCCTAGTTGCTGTACCAGGAAGGCCATGCATTCCTTACCATTCACCTGGATGAAAGAGAAGACCatcacttttaaaatatgttcTTGATATCTTCAAACTGGCaaaaattttccttttttcttctaACGGTCGCGATTCCGATTTCAGAAAATATCTACAAGATTTCAAGTTCAAGGCTTGGTGCTCAGAACTTTCACGAGACAGGGAATATTTaacatatatatttggtttgcggtgtgtatctacttgccaggtagagtttgttctttggagAAATGTCTTACTAgatattctactgccgcagagtatATACAAACAGAAATATTACAACATAaatattcttcttcttattgAATTACTGGGGTTTTTACTGAGCTTTAAAGGGGAGGGATTGAAATTGACAGACAGTTCTCCGATGCACTAATCACATGCCCTGCCGATGCACCCCGCTGAGCACACTCTGTGTGTGAGCACACAGACCGGGTCGATTTGTAGCACGTTCAACCTGTCACAGACAGACCCAACTCATTATCAGAATTTAAATAGCTATGGCAACGTTATAGACATTGTCCAACCAAAGGATGTTTTTAGGATGAGGTCACAAGTTTTGTGAACTAGATTGGTGTAACTgaagcaaacaattatttgacaTCCAACCTGATTTAATCTTCCGACTGCACCAAAGATCTTCAACGCCATGCCGAGGAGGGAAGGCTGTCTACTGATGGCATCTTCAAGATCGGAGAGGCAGCTGGCGAAGGGTCTGGCATCGACCGAGACCACATCCACCAGGGCGGCCAAGATTGTCTGGGAGGAGTTGGGGATCTTAAGGCAGGTCACCAACAAGGGGACATGATTCAAGAGGAGCTGAAATATAATCAGAAACATTGATACAGGAGGGTTAACATTCTTACTcgcagctgagaagctgaattgcaaaggatgCGCCTTCATCGTGATCGAGCAGAAGAcacattttcatttaaattcaTTTCGCTTTATCTTTTCTGGCCGTGAGGTCAAGGACTCTTATAAAAGAAACTTAATCATTGTACTAGCAAAGAACCCAATGAAGGCTCAATGAACAGGGGTAGAAATGGTGTATAAGGTGCTTAGATACAGTGTTTGAAAACAAATGCCTATTACGGTTGTTTTTATTCGTAATGGGTATGTGACCTTAACCTTTGGATTGTGTTTGGCGACCAGGCCAACAAGCTGGAAGAGATGCGTCTTCTCCACGTCTTCACAGTGCGGTAAAACGCTGAGTAACCCGTCGATGTTTGCGTCAATCGGGCCAGGCTTCTCAAGGTAGATCTGGGGCAGGATGCGGGCCAGGGATCTGTTGCctagacaacaaaattaagacaAAATGCCGTGAAGAAAAAATGCAGACAACGTCACAACGAAACTTAACAACCTTGATTTCAGGACTTCAGTCTTGGGTTTGACCTgtgatgtcagaggtcacatggTCAAAATGAGGTTTTTATCTGTATTTTCtcgaaataataaaatactttgcTGTTATACCACATTCCATACTACAATTTTCAAGCGCACCAGTATTTATCCTGCAAGGTATGCAGAGCTCTGTTTGAAGTATgaagtaatggtttacaaagtgctgttaTAACAACTatcaacacatgtaaaagaccctagtacacacttatcgcaaagagaaggggttcaccccggtgtgtCTGGCATGCGACTATCTTCAACTATGAAGGCTGCACTAGAAAggaagaggaagaagaagaagaagaacaacaacGGAACTCACCACTAATGATACTCTCTGTGATGTCATCACAATGCAGAGCAAGAAGGCTGGCGTTATCGATGGCCGCCAGGGCTAAATAGCTTGACATGTTACGGCAGATCTCCTGATTCTCTTGCTTTAAAAACTGGACGGCTACAGGGAGAACTGTCTTCATGACGGAGTACTTACTGTAATTTTGCTATTcaccaaaaaatatatataaaaaataaataaaaacagtgttttaaaaatagttcaGTTATTATTTCTGAGAAAATAAACTGATACCGTTTGAAATGACTTATGTGAAGATGGCACATGCTTGTCGACTCCCTCAAGGTAAGTGCATACTCAATTTTCTCACTCGAAGACATCAAATCCCGGCTTTACTCCTTTTGCCGTTCCTCAGGCAAGGAAGGAGGACAAAATAATGGGGTCTGttgagaagaaaataaaatactcACCATGAAGAGACAACTCATGATATCGGATGCGATCTTGGCGTGGGGCGTGTCTTCGTCTCGAGTCAACGGTTTCAAATTATGCTGTAAACACGAACACCAAAGAGACACCAATGCCTCTGAATGCTGTTCTATGCTTCCGGTATCTCTGTAAAAAAAGATGCAGAAAGATTAGAGGAACGTGTTACCCGTTCAGCTTCTTGACACATTGCTCAGTCCccgctgttgttgttttatattttcatcaTACCTTTTCCTGAGTGCCAAAGTGGCAGGAGATGCTGTCCCCCATACGACGACCTGTGTACAAACTGCCGCCTGTGTCTTTATTTACGATCACaacacaaacttcttctgattccttcttttgaatcatcctccttcagTGCAAGTTAATTTGCCATTTGAGAACGGAATCTCAGGGGAGACATATTTCCCTATGACACCGATTAGGCTTAGTTCAAATCACACCAATGTTCTCTGGTTACAGAGGCCTTAgtcatttttaatatttgtcttCTTGTAGACCCTTACTAAGAGTGGCTTTAGtgttagccttgtttggggcaaacttgcctaagttaataaaaaattaaaaaatacaaaaaatattgaccagaaacatattattataatagaaATGAGGCTCTTGTAAAGGAGCAACTTTCTTGTAATAAATATTCACCTGAGGGCAGTTGTGACCCTCGTTATACAAATCTCAACCACCGCCTGATCGTTGTGATTATTCAGATAATCCAACGATGATGAGATCATCTGGATGTGCTGGAGAGCCTCGGAAAGGTCGTCGACGATCTCCGAGTCAGGAATAGAGAAGAGATCCCCGGCACGAGACAAATCCCGCTGGGACAGGATACGCGCGAACAACTTATGCATCTTGCGTTGATGCTGTTTTTAACGTATGTGACGACGATCTGAAATGAAATCAATAGAATGAAAGAGAACTAAGATAAGGGTTGTGGGGTTGGCGTGGCAGAATCTTTTCTCACCATCCACATCTAGGACCCAGGTTCGAATAATGCcaggcactatgtggattgggttttcagttcctacctaACATGAATGAATATGGCATGTATGGCAGAGCAGTAAGGCACATTTAATACAACTTTCCAAAACTAAATACTTTGGAACatagtttgttctttttttaaacttacatGTAAATAACCTGGTATCGTGGTTGATATTTAAACAAAGCACAAGAATACATGGACACCCCACAACATTATTGACATCGACAAAAAACGAGTGGCAGCTTGACATTCAGTTAACGTCAATCACAGATGGGGATGAAAccggtctttttttttttttttttacacattgaGTCATTGACAAGATGACAGTTGACACTGACGTGACTGTCTGACTATTGACAGCTGGTACTTTGGGATCCCTACTTTGTACAGTGTCAATCATAATTGTTAAACCCTCATTCACGGCTGTCACAACTCGGTCTTTGTTTGATCGATCGCTTTTTGTCACACTACCCACCCGGTCGATATGCGCCCGGTTGGTGGGTGGCTGGACCGCCTGACGCAGTAAACGTCTGCCCCGTACAATAATTGACAAGCTGACTTTTTAACTTTCCAGTCCTCACCCCCGGCCAAATTAATGCAAATAACCTCCAAAATAACCATCAAATCATCCCAGTTAATCAATCTAGAATAGATCCAACTTATACTCACTTAAGTCAGCCATGATTGTGCGGCCAAGATGACAATTAACTTCGCCAGCTTTCTCGGGGTGTAACTTGACTTGGAACATTCCCACTGCCGTGTGTCAATCGCCATGTTTACATCAAAAACTATAAGTTttacaacagcgccctctactgcCGGTCTACCTTTGCTTCTACTTTATTTTGTGGTAAATTCTGAGAAAATTACTTTTAGATTTCAAGGCTTAATCGTTTGAATACAACTTTTGTTTGATACTTTCTTATTTGAGGTTTACAAGTAAACAATATCGGGTTTTTAAGCAGGTTTGCTCAGAGGTTTCTTTCTATTCACCCTCTGTGCGGTCCCTGGTTTCACCCAAGCATTATATTTTGGCTATCTTCCTTTCTGTCTTGAATGTAATTTCATTATTTCTGAGAACCTCCCGATTTTGGTTTGGGGCAACAGTGTTTGAGGTCTCATGGGAAGGTCTCATGAGTCTCAAACTTTGAGGTCTTGACTCCAACGCTGGGGTGAAACATTATTCTTCAAACACCTTGTTTGACCACAGTCACATAAACACATAAATTTAATAGGTGAAGGTTCTTTAGATTAACAAGATGTccgttttttatttcatcttcaTACTTTACAATTGAAACGTTCATTAAATCCCTTTGTAGGAATTGAAACCATTCTTTGTGCAACCTTTGCTTTCAAGGGCATTCTTAAACCTTGTGTTGCAGTTGATCAATTTAATTAACAACACACAAGCAAGACAACCCaaaattgtattgtaatgtaaCACTTAATATTATCTATAAGTCGACAAAATATTCTGTACATTTAGTTTCGGGTTACAgtaatgctttctttttttacagtcaactacaaattacaaaaagaaacaagCATTTTTCTCCTGGAGTTGTTTTACGAAGCTTCAGTGCCTTTTCTTATCGTAGTTTTTAACTCTTTCAAGTTTACAGATCAATATCATTTTGTGATAATCAAgattgtaaaaaatagttcacGATTTCTTTCAAACATTCACGCTCTGCTTTTCTTTCTAAAGCTCAAGGACAACATTGGCttttgtcacagaccagtatctCAATGTGTGTGACCAATGAAACAATTAACATGTACCTGAAATTACAAACTTGGAAAGTTTTAGCTTTATCGGTCATCAGAGTACCAAGTACAGAAAGCCCTTTCTCTGTTTTCAAACTAATTGCTGACACATTTCttcaaaaactaaaacatttCAGGCTAAAAGAATTCAAAGGAAGTTTTCCACCATAACCATCTTACACAGTTGATCTCGTTATAACAAGATCGCCGGGACTGGCCAAACCCCTACCTCTTTATGATAGGAACATTTTATGAAAGgaagcaaaacaaataaacacaaagccAACCTGGGACTTAAAGACTCTGGAaccctttggtatttgtcaaagaccagtcttcttacttggtgtgtctcaacatgtacataaaataacaaacctgtaaaatttgagctcaatcggtcgtcgaagttgtgagataataatgaaagaaaaaacacccttgtcacactaagatgtgtgctttcatgatgcttgatttcgagacctcaaattctaaatccgaggtctcgaaataaaattcatggaaaattacttctttctcaaaaactacgttacttcagagggagccgtttctcacaatgttttatactgtcaacctctccccattactctttaccaagtaaggttttatgctaatgattattttgaataattaccaatagtgtccattgcctttgaaTAATGTACT
This region of Asterias rubens chromosome 18, eAstRub1.3, whole genome shotgun sequence genomic DNA includes:
- the LOC117302450 gene encoding ventricular zone-expressed PH domain-containing protein homolog 1-like encodes the protein MHKLFARILSQRDLSRAGDLFSIPDSEIVDDLSEALQHIQMISSSLDYLNNHNDQAVVEICITRVTTALRDTGSIEQHSEALVSLWCSCLQHNLKPLTRDEDTPHAKIASDIMSCLFMQNYSKYSVMKTVLPVAVQFLKQENQEICRNMSSYLALAAIDNASLLALHCDDITESIISGNRSLARILPQIYLEKPGPIDANIDGLLSVLPHCEDVEKTHLFQLVGLVAKHNPKLLLNHVPLLVTCLKIPNSSQTILAALVDVVSVDARPFASCLSDLEDAISRQPSLLGMALKIFGAVGRLNQVNGKECMAFLVQQLGAIDQTSLPAVLIEIKSIADQHSGLLGTHIAEISLQGESPSMAARMIIQQLQQDMTYRKKELLDSGTEYMESGRSPELLSSPTKAQSMSEMHSMGLETERKMHYRKGKASKQGSVDHLFNSVQKLITCTSSTALMQSETQGSLKDLDGSTKQVKLRSLSHSGYPEAAQLTESRTSLQTVGSTLSKTKLKSPASSSSSQKSDVQRRISNKEGISAAGGSKGNLHQEETSRPSSVINRMSSSTNSRYIRNSQNGGSSGIHTAEEGRQDLEGRGGDLLTAKASPLEATKKVPFEGVKTGFDGARGTSSLEGGKVSSSLRSTNRDSSLQQYLSKRQKEIINYMDSIKKRIPVPDECSVREITGRNPVGKLDFYCQKKGRNCLYSTSPFVVETKETQPWIHLKFLQLQATSPSPVSLDDRAVQSLRKNWERQKTAGGTMTFLKLITQNFPPSKVQQALTAVLNKVSFYDLFTYNIHLNIWNCFICNNPNKFDLISGGRPFIEGQLKEKKVRFKLFRRWRTRYFTLAGEQLYTKSNSQSKPTLPIELSKVQGVKTVHGGRRHERSIPKAFEIFTADKTYIFKTKDGKGAEQWVQCLTLAVRKASHKGSSSNGGGATSGTNPPDSEGMPR